The proteins below come from a single Zhouia spongiae genomic window:
- a CDS encoding calcineurin-like phosphoesterase C-terminal domain-containing protein produces MNRSGYLFGLFVIVAHMVVGQSYKISGRVYHDENRNGSFEEGEKLLGGVFISNGRDIVSTDTDGVYKIKPLKNNPIFIIKPKGYISPRTPQNNLKFYHLYQELNKNRQFDFPLYENKEKDTVHVALLGDPQADVIDDIHHVNKLVTEELAKSRPDIIVPLGDLSFDNLRIFKPLSETLGLVDVPVYYVIGNHDLNFGEKEFSDRDKTFEASFGPSYYAFEFGNNLFLVLNNNFPVNDREYIGKFDTDQLTFVAGVADKLGPRYKGVKVFSHIPLEYTQNKEALIELITPFEKVLVVTGHTHTQYHHYFERKDQAAIHQLVGGAVCGAWWQGAHDIDGVPFAMMHDGTPKGYWRLKTNDDTYKLRYKVSGAPKEKQMNIWVPEHKEWDKEMNVLNEPYIYANVFAADSKTDVQLSFDGKTWHRMEHYPGVSPELKRFYLLQELGRYNGQKLSKAPKPVTKSKHLWRFKISDRLKAGTYLIKVRADNTFLDLHEEEVRVFRKEK; encoded by the coding sequence ATGAATAGATCAGGGTATCTTTTTGGTTTGTTTGTGATTGTTGCCCATATGGTGGTCGGGCAATCGTATAAGATATCCGGAAGGGTATACCACGACGAAAACCGGAATGGCAGTTTTGAAGAAGGAGAAAAACTTCTTGGAGGTGTTTTTATAAGTAACGGGAGAGACATCGTTTCAACAGACACAGACGGAGTTTATAAAATTAAGCCGTTAAAGAATAATCCGATATTTATTATAAAACCAAAAGGTTATATTTCACCGCGTACCCCGCAAAACAATCTTAAGTTTTATCATTTATATCAGGAGCTGAATAAAAACAGGCAGTTTGATTTTCCTTTGTATGAGAATAAAGAAAAAGATACTGTGCATGTAGCATTGCTGGGAGACCCCCAGGCAGATGTAATCGATGATATTCATCACGTCAATAAATTAGTCACCGAGGAGCTGGCCAAAAGCCGCCCCGACATCATCGTTCCGCTGGGGGATCTTTCCTTTGATAACCTTCGTATTTTTAAACCGCTTTCTGAAACTCTGGGATTGGTAGATGTACCTGTTTATTACGTTATAGGAAATCACGACCTGAATTTTGGAGAAAAGGAGTTTTCTGACCGGGATAAGACTTTTGAAGCCTCTTTCGGCCCCTCATACTATGCTTTTGAATTCGGTAATAACCTGTTTTTAGTACTCAATAACAATTTTCCGGTGAATGACCGCGAATACATCGGTAAATTTGATACAGATCAATTAACATTTGTAGCCGGAGTTGCCGATAAATTAGGCCCCCGGTATAAAGGAGTGAAAGTTTTCAGTCATATTCCGCTCGAATACACCCAAAATAAAGAAGCCCTTATAGAGTTGATCACTCCATTTGAGAAGGTGCTGGTCGTAACCGGGCATACACATACGCAGTACCATCATTACTTTGAAAGAAAAGATCAAGCAGCTATTCATCAGCTTGTAGGAGGAGCTGTATGCGGAGCATGGTGGCAAGGTGCACATGATATCGATGGAGTTCCTTTTGCCATGATGCATGATGGTACTCCAAAAGGTTACTGGCGTTTAAAAACAAACGATGATACCTATAAACTTCGTTATAAAGTTTCGGGAGCCCCAAAGGAAAAGCAAATGAATATATGGGTGCCGGAACATAAAGAATGGGATAAGGAAATGAATGTTTTAAATGAACCATATATCTATGCAAATGTTTTTGCAGCCGATAGTAAAACAGACGTTCAGTTGTCTTTTGATGGCAAAACCTGGCACCGTATGGAGCATTACCCCGGAGTATCTCCCGAACTAAAGCGTTTTTATCTGCTTCAGGAGCTGGGGAGATATAACGGACAAAAGCTGTCCAAAGCCCCGAAGCCTGTTACCAAAAGTAAGCATTTATGGAGATTTAAAATTTCCGACCGGCTTAAAGCAGGTACCTATTTAATAAAAGTCAGGGCAGACAATACCTTTCTTGACCTCCACGAAGAAGAAGTGCGTGTTTTCAGAAAAGAAAAATAA
- a CDS encoding MBG domain-containing protein, with translation MKQLYLSKLLLSKFLLLFCFLISRHGWTQTTYDFSTAPHITGSTSSNPWNTEAYITINGIDFKMTTGGNGSFEHQHSGGNGNSACLKKGSAGGDNFSLQRVDGQPFNIRGFWLKEEGINSYNDIEGITLPPFYIITYYKSGGGTETYQDNTPLGSGYSTTSVTNITTNLDVTSINIYFQANLNFWIDDIKIGNLGGNTTPTASNFTAANGPYENLTYTFSTANFGYNDNDGDPLNHLLIETLPGAGTLYVDADNDDAYDAGEEVSANDQISRTNLDAGNLQYIQNGSTNTSFRFEVNDGAVYSSGNYVATLNVSPVPKVTLSVSPGSRAENVTANSTVTATLSNTYGANTTVSLGFSGTAMHLIDYTRSATSIVIPAGSTSRTMTLKNIPDVIYEGNETVLIDIIAVSNGTENGTQQVTYTIINDDSPPKATLEILEDYNPITDESGGQAYVRGKIDAPAGVTVSIPLAFSGTATGGGTDYSITGSTITIVPGQMMDSIRLTSQFDGIEEGDETVFIEMNTPTNAVEDGTQQLTLTIQDEDAVPPSGYSVLIDQAEIDTSNETAVSFTFSGAEVGATYDYSFSSTGGGTHVTGTGTISTATDQLTGIDLSGLGDGTITLSVTLTDSFGNTGGVVTDTRTKDATAPSGYNVSIDQSPVNDSNQSAVSFTFSGAEVGATYDYSFSSTGGGTHVTGTGTISTATDQLTGIDLSGLGDGTITLSVTLTDSFGNTGGVVTDTRTKDATAPSGYNVSIDQSPVNDSNQSAVSFTFSGAEVGATYDYSFSSTGGGTHVTGTGTISTATDQLTGIDLSGLGDGIVTLSVSLTDIFDNTGSTVIDTENKDTAAPSAYSVSIDQNGIKTTSQSAVSFTFSGAEVGATYNYSFSSTGGGTHVTGTGIISTATDQITAIDLSGLGDGTITLSVILTDTSGNSGSVATDTEIKDTTAPSGYAITIDQSPVNDGNQSAVSFTFSGAEVGATYDYSFSSSGGGTHVTGTGTISTATDQVTGIDLSGLEDGTITLSVSLTDTFDNMGSPATDTAAKDTMAPSGYTVSIDLLGMPKINAANVSMIEFLASGLEVGSTLHYSFTSDGGGTPLSGTETVTSTSEQFDNGGAGYNLSGLTDGTVTLTVSLTDPSGNRGTDVTDSESKDTVVPSGYSVAWDDSLINAAEAGSTSFTVLNAEVGTTMNYSVSSSGDGNTATITGTSAVNNISQNIGVDVSSLPDGTLTVQVTLTDDGNNAGSPETDNSAELDQTAPDGYTAIFDQDPIDRSNRSSVSFTFAGAEVGSTYNYSFSSSGGGTDVIGSGTVTTTTDQISGIDLSGLGDGLVTLTVSLSDTAGNMGSATTDTVTKDTNDPPAASDVSIGGTLTIGELLTGNYIYTDPDGDAESGSAYKWYRSDDNGGTDKMMISGATAQQYTLQDADRGKYISFEVIPNDGIDAGMAVESTLEGPVKIDQVINFSSIPDKVYGDASFTLGDARTDQGLTVTYTADDPGVVSISGNQATILKAGNTQITATQGGDGVTNAAVSVIRTLTVDQAVLTVVAEDKTKMYGETDPDLTVSYAGFVNGDDETVLGGTLLVTRGSGEDVGTYVITASGLSSSDYIVNYVDGAFEITQIALTVTAENKSKIYGETDPAFTVIYDGFVNGDDQTTLGGTLNLSRVAGENVGNYTITATGYISSNYTITYVDGSLEILPATLTIVAAGGQTKVYGEADPEFNYTPAGFANGDTAGVLTGSLTREPGEDVGVYEIEPGNLSAGANYTLVYTGALFEITPAGQLISWNQDLSFGCDDSDQITLTATSDSGLPVQYVVADTEIATVNGTTLTIHQSGTTTITAYQEGDLNYNVAADVVNTLLVSQSGIIRQQWDDVLVFDNSSESFVSWQWYKNGEAVSGATKQYYTEEGGLNGIYYAEATDGNGNVITSCPLTVSGTTYSRKMAVMPNPVGGLADVTIRLDYSQATLDGARIGIYDLAGRELSGSETVTGETMMQAPQQPGLYIVVLTLSGGTRKSVNLLVR, from the coding sequence ATGAAACAGCTTTACTTATCTAAACTCTTATTATCCAAATTCCTGCTGCTTTTTTGTTTTTTGATAAGCAGGCATGGATGGACACAAACTACTTATGACTTTTCAACAGCCCCTCATATCACCGGTAGTACAAGTAGTAATCCATGGAATACAGAAGCCTATATTACAATAAATGGAATAGACTTTAAAATGACTACAGGCGGTAATGGATCTTTTGAACATCAGCATTCAGGAGGAAACGGGAACAGTGCCTGTTTGAAAAAAGGATCAGCAGGGGGAGATAACTTTTCATTACAACGGGTTGACGGGCAACCTTTTAACATACGGGGATTTTGGTTAAAAGAAGAAGGGATAAATAGTTATAATGATATAGAGGGTATAACGCTTCCTCCCTTTTATATAATAACGTATTACAAATCCGGAGGAGGTACAGAAACATACCAGGATAATACCCCGCTAGGGAGTGGTTATTCAACAACTTCTGTTACAAACATAACCACAAATCTTGATGTTACTTCTATAAATATATATTTCCAGGCAAACCTTAATTTTTGGATCGACGATATAAAAATCGGGAATTTAGGAGGGAATACGACTCCAACAGCCTCTAATTTTACAGCAGCTAACGGCCCTTATGAAAATTTAACTTACACCTTTTCTACGGCCAATTTTGGATATAATGATAATGATGGCGATCCTCTGAACCACTTGTTGATAGAAACATTGCCGGGTGCCGGAACCTTATATGTAGATGCCGATAATGATGATGCCTATGATGCCGGCGAGGAAGTAAGTGCCAACGACCAAATCAGCAGAACTAATTTAGATGCCGGAAACTTACAATATATCCAAAACGGGAGTACAAATACCTCATTCCGGTTTGAAGTGAATGACGGAGCGGTTTATAGTTCGGGAAACTATGTAGCAACTTTAAATGTAAGCCCTGTTCCTAAGGTAACCTTGAGCGTGAGCCCGGGTTCCAGGGCAGAGAATGTAACAGCTAATTCAACAGTAACCGCAACACTTTCTAATACGTATGGTGCAAATACCACGGTTAGTTTAGGTTTTAGTGGTACCGCTATGCATTTGATTGATTATACCCGGAGTGCTACTTCGATTGTGATACCTGCCGGAAGCACTTCAAGAACCATGACATTAAAAAATATTCCTGATGTCATTTATGAGGGAAATGAAACCGTTCTTATCGATATCATTGCAGTTAGTAACGGAACAGAAAACGGTACCCAGCAGGTTACCTATACGATTATTAATGATGATTCCCCACCTAAAGCTACTCTGGAAATTCTGGAAGATTATAATCCAATAACGGACGAAAGTGGCGGACAGGCATATGTTAGAGGTAAAATAGATGCACCTGCCGGAGTGACGGTCTCTATTCCTTTAGCTTTTTCCGGTACTGCTACCGGAGGCGGAACCGATTACAGTATTACAGGAAGTACGATTACGATAGTCCCGGGACAGATGATGGATAGCATACGGCTGACATCCCAATTTGATGGTATAGAAGAAGGCGATGAAACGGTGTTCATCGAAATGAACACACCTACGAATGCGGTTGAAGATGGTACCCAGCAGCTAACCCTTACAATTCAGGATGAGGATGCGGTACCGCCCTCAGGATATAGTGTTTTAATAGACCAGGCTGAAATCGATACATCAAATGAGACTGCTGTAAGTTTTACCTTTTCAGGTGCCGAGGTGGGAGCTACGTACGATTATTCTTTTTCCAGTACCGGCGGCGGTACCCATGTAACCGGTACAGGAACCATAAGCACCGCTACCGACCAGCTAACAGGGATCGACCTAAGCGGATTGGGGGATGGTACTATAACATTGTCTGTTACCTTAACCGATTCTTTTGGTAATACAGGGGGCGTGGTTACGGATACCCGTACGAAGGATGCTACAGCTCCTTCCGGATATAATGTATCGATAGACCAAAGTCCTGTTAATGATAGCAATCAATCGGCAGTCAGCTTTACTTTTTCGGGTGCCGAGGTGGGAGCTACGTACGATTATTCTTTTTCCAGTACCGGCGGCGGTACCCATGTAACCGGTACAGGAACCATAAGCACCGCTACCGACCAGCTAACAGGGATCGACCTAAGCGGATTGGGGGATGGTACTATAACATTGTCTGTTACCTTAACCGATTCTTTTGGTAATACAGGGGGCGTGGTTACGGATACCCGTACGAAGGATGCTACAGCTCCTTCCGGATATAATGTATCGATAGACCAAAGTCCTGTTAATGATAGCAATCAATCGGCAGTCAGCTTTACTTTTTCGGGTGCCGAGGTGGGAGCTACGTACGATTATTCTTTTTCCAGTACCGGCGGCGGTACCCATGTAACCGGAACAGGAACCATAAGCACTGCTACCGATCAGCTAACCGGGATTGACCTAAGTGGTCTGGGAGATGGTATCGTTACCTTGTCAGTAAGCTTGACAGATATTTTTGATAATACGGGAAGTACAGTAATTGATACAGAAAACAAGGATACTGCAGCACCGTCAGCGTATTCGGTTTCGATAGACCAGAATGGTATAAAAACAACCAGTCAATCGGCAGTCAGCTTTACTTTCTCGGGTGCCGAGGTGGGAGCTACATACAATTATTCTTTTTCCAGTACCGGCGGCGGTACCCATGTAACCGGTACAGGAATCATAAGCACCGCTACCGATCAGATAACCGCGATTGATTTAAGTGGTCTGGGAGATGGTACCATTACCTTATCGGTAATTTTGACAGATACTTCAGGAAATAGCGGAAGCGTAGCAACAGATACGGAAATAAAAGATACCACTGCTCCATCAGGATATGCAATAACCATAGACCAAAGTCCTGTTAATGATGGGAATCAATCGGCAGTCAGCTTTACTTTTTCGGGTGCCGAGGTGGGAGCTACATATGATTATTCTTTTTCCAGTTCCGGCGGCGGTACCCATGTAACCGGTACAGGAACCATAAGCACCGCTACCGACCAGGTAACAGGAATCGACCTAAGCGGATTGGAAGATGGCACCATTACCTTATCTGTATCCTTGACAGATACTTTTGATAATATGGGAAGCCCGGCAACAGATACAGCAGCAAAAGATACGATGGCTCCATCCGGATATACTGTAAGTATCGATCTTTTAGGAATGCCAAAGATCAATGCAGCTAATGTCTCGATGATAGAATTCTTGGCATCGGGATTAGAAGTAGGGAGCACTTTACATTATTCTTTTACCAGTGATGGAGGAGGTACACCACTTTCCGGTACGGAAACTGTAACTTCGACGTCGGAACAGTTTGATAATGGCGGAGCAGGTTACAATCTATCAGGTTTAACCGATGGGACAGTTACATTAACCGTATCCTTAACAGATCCGTCAGGAAATCGAGGTACAGATGTAACCGATAGTGAAAGTAAGGATACCGTGGTTCCTTCAGGTTATTCAGTTGCCTGGGATGATAGCCTGATTAATGCAGCCGAAGCGGGTTCTACTTCATTTACTGTTCTTAATGCTGAAGTGGGAACAACAATGAATTACTCCGTTTCGAGTAGTGGTGATGGTAATACCGCAACGATTACCGGAACATCTGCTGTAAATAATATATCTCAAAACATAGGCGTAGATGTAAGCTCGTTACCTGACGGTACTTTGACCGTTCAGGTTACCCTTACGGATGACGGGAATAACGCAGGAAGTCCGGAAACAGATAATTCGGCTGAATTAGATCAGACGGCGCCTGATGGTTATACCGCGATCTTTGATCAGGATCCGATAGACAGATCAAACCGTAGCTCAGTAAGTTTTACTTTTGCCGGAGCTGAAGTGGGATCAACTTATAACTATTCGTTCTCAAGTTCAGGAGGCGGTACTGATGTAATAGGATCGGGGACGGTAACTACAACCACGGATCAGATATCAGGTATTGACCTAAGCGGGCTGGGTGATGGATTAGTAACACTTACAGTGAGTTTATCCGATACAGCGGGGAATATGGGGTCGGCAACTACCGATACCGTTACCAAAGATACGAATGACCCTCCGGCTGCGAGCGATGTATCTATAGGGGGAACATTGACAATAGGAGAGCTGTTGACAGGAAACTATATCTATACAGACCCTGATGGGGATGCAGAAAGCGGGTCAGCATATAAATGGTACCGGTCTGACGATAACGGGGGTACGGATAAAATGATGATTTCGGGCGCTACTGCCCAACAGTATACCCTACAGGATGCAGACCGGGGAAAATATATCAGTTTTGAAGTAATACCAAACGATGGCATTGATGCAGGCATGGCAGTAGAAAGCACTTTGGAGGGTCCTGTTAAAATAGATCAGGTCATTAATTTTTCAAGTATCCCGGATAAGGTGTATGGGGATGCTTCATTTACTCTGGGTGATGCCCGGACCGATCAGGGCTTGACAGTGACTTATACCGCAGATGATCCGGGAGTGGTGAGCATTTCAGGGAATCAGGCAACCATCCTTAAAGCAGGCAACACACAAATTACAGCAACTCAAGGTGGCGACGGGGTAACGAATGCAGCTGTTTCTGTAATCCGAACCTTAACTGTCGATCAGGCAGTCTTAACGGTAGTTGCAGAAGACAAAACCAAAATGTATGGCGAAACCGATCCGGACTTAACAGTAAGTTATGCAGGTTTTGTAAACGGTGATGATGAAACTGTTTTAGGGGGTACCTTATTAGTAACCCGGGGATCAGGAGAAGATGTTGGGACTTATGTCATTACGGCTTCCGGACTTAGTTCATCTGACTACATTGTTAACTATGTGGATGGTGCTTTTGAAATCACGCAGATAGCTTTAACGGTAACAGCAGAAAATAAGAGTAAAATATATGGCGAAACCGACCCGGCCTTTACAGTAATTTATGACGGTTTCGTGAATGGAGATGATCAGACAACTCTTGGCGGCACGCTTAACTTAAGCAGGGTTGCCGGTGAAAATGTCGGTAATTATACAATCACAGCCACGGGCTACATCTCTTCGAATTATACGATTACCTATGTAGACGGCAGCCTGGAAATCCTTCCGGCGACATTAACTATTGTTGCAGCTGGCGGACAGACCAAGGTGTATGGGGAAGCTGACCCTGAGTTTAATTATACACCCGCAGGGTTTGCCAACGGAGATACAGCAGGGGTCTTAACGGGGAGCCTTACCAGGGAACCAGGAGAAGATGTGGGGGTTTATGAGATCGAACCGGGTAACTTGTCCGCTGGTGCCAACTATACGCTGGTATATACAGGAGCCTTGTTTGAAATTACCCCGGCCGGTCAGCTGATCAGTTGGAACCAGGATTTAAGTTTTGGATGTGATGATTCCGATCAGATTACACTAACGGCCACTTCCGACAGCGGACTACCGGTGCAGTATGTAGTAGCCGATACAGAAATAGCGACTGTAAACGGTACAACCCTTACGATCCATCAATCGGGTACAACCACCATTACAGCCTACCAGGAAGGAGACCTGAATTATAATGTAGCCGCTGATGTTGTAAATACCCTGCTCGTGAGCCAGTCGGGAATTATCCGTCAGCAATGGGACGATGTATTGGTTTTTGATAACAGCAGCGAAAGTTTTGTCAGCTGGCAATGGTACAAGAATGGGGAAGCGGTTTCCGGGGCTACTAAACAGTACTATACTGAAGAAGGAGGATTGAACGGTATTTATTATGCAGAGGCTACCGATGGTAATGGTAATGTTATTACGAGCTGCCCGCTTACTGTCAGCGGAACCACTTACAGTAGAAAGATGGCTGTTATGCCAAACCCGGTAGGAGGTCTGGCAGATGTTACCATACGATTAGATTATAGCCAGGCAACTCTGGACGGAGCACGCATAGGTATTTACGATCTTGCAGGAAGAGAACTGTCCGGTTCCGAGACCGTTACAGGAGAGACCATGATGCAGGCTCCTCAGCAACCGGGACTGTATATAGTGGTATTAACCCTATCCGGAGGTACCCGTAAGTCAGTTAATCTATTAGTACGATAA
- a CDS encoding OmpA family protein: protein MKLKICLALFIGAFTTSRAQEVTVKINGGLQGVDYSSPQGSGNMKPGGGLGVGYTYYFSKNWGLGTGLDFNLYRTDFQLHDNTTITSYEVDDQGSAFEYRVTPNGYKEEQRLYGLSIPLMLAYRSDTPGTTGFYFGIGGKVVFPLQHKVDASAVSTQLSGYYPDINLEIDDLPDHGFGELTDYNGAADNDLKTAFTASVEAGLYFKLKPHMNLYTGVYADYGITDLHKSGQSNIVSYSAEGIDEVSSQGVMANQNLLDKSKLFAVGVQVKLGFSLNKEKKTPEPETVVSVVEEEQVYEEKHTAPVRPIEPPKAKVDTGLTTEERTTIASPLSFGSIDNTEVSLEMATRLDRIAGILTTHDELKVTITGHTCNVGSEALNNRIGRQRADAVAEYLQNKGISKSRMMVESKGEKAPLYPNNSSANRSLNRRVTITITE, encoded by the coding sequence ATGAAATTAAAGATATGTTTAGCACTGTTTATCGGTGCATTCACAACAAGCCGGGCACAGGAGGTGACGGTGAAAATTAACGGAGGATTACAAGGTGTAGATTATTCAAGCCCGCAGGGCAGCGGTAATATGAAGCCGGGAGGCGGATTAGGTGTAGGTTATACCTATTATTTTTCTAAGAACTGGGGTCTGGGCACAGGCCTGGACTTTAACCTGTATCGAACCGATTTTCAGTTACATGATAACACAACAATTACTTCTTATGAAGTAGACGATCAGGGGTCAGCTTTTGAATACCGTGTTACCCCAAATGGTTATAAAGAAGAGCAACGATTATATGGACTATCGATACCACTCATGCTCGCATACAGATCGGATACACCGGGTACTACCGGATTTTATTTTGGAATAGGCGGAAAAGTGGTTTTCCCGTTACAACATAAAGTGGATGCAAGTGCAGTAAGTACACAGTTAAGTGGTTATTATCCCGATATAAATTTAGAAATAGATGATCTGCCAGATCATGGTTTTGGTGAGTTGACTGATTACAACGGAGCGGCCGACAATGATCTGAAGACGGCATTTACAGCAAGTGTAGAGGCAGGGCTTTATTTTAAACTTAAACCCCATATGAACTTATACACAGGGGTGTATGCCGATTATGGGATTACGGACCTTCATAAATCTGGACAGTCAAACATAGTGTCTTATAGTGCAGAAGGGATCGATGAGGTTAGCTCGCAAGGAGTTATGGCAAACCAGAACTTGTTGGACAAAAGCAAGCTGTTTGCTGTGGGGGTACAGGTAAAATTAGGCTTTTCGTTAAACAAGGAAAAGAAAACGCCGGAGCCCGAAACGGTAGTTTCTGTAGTCGAAGAAGAACAGGTATACGAAGAGAAACATACAGCCCCCGTTCGACCTATTGAGCCACCTAAGGCGAAAGTCGATACGGGTCTTACAACTGAAGAACGTACTACAATAGCAAGTCCTTTGTCGTTTGGTAGTATTGACAATACGGAAGTAAGTCTTGAAATGGCAACCCGATTAGACCGCATAGCCGGAATTTTAACCACCCATGATGAATTAAAGGTAACGATAACGGGACATACCTGTAATGTAGGAAGTGAGGCCCTTAATAATCGCATCGGTCGGCAAAGAGCAGATGCTGTGGCAGAATATCTTCAAAATAAAGGCATTAGTAAAAGCCGTATGATGGTGGAGTCAAAGGGAGAGAAAGCTCCTTTATACCCTAACAATTCATCCGCCAATAGAAGTCTGAATAGAAGAGTAACAATAACTATTACCGAATAA
- the aqpZ gene encoding aquaporin Z — MKTFIAEFIGTFWLVLGGCGSAVLAAGIPDLGIGFAGVALAFGLTVLTGVYAFGHISGAHFNPAVTIGLFVGGRIEASAIPGYIISQVLGGLAGAGILYLIASGADGFSLSDGFAANGYGEHSPMGFTMASGFISEVVMTFMFLIVILGVTHKNAPSGFAGLAIGLALTLIHLISIPVTNTSVNPARSTSQALFVGGWAIEQLWLFWVAPIMGAIIAGLVYKYLAPNKD, encoded by the coding sequence ATGAAGACATTCATTGCTGAATTTATCGGAACATTTTGGCTTGTTCTGGGGGGATGCGGCAGCGCTGTATTAGCTGCGGGAATCCCTGACCTCGGAATAGGTTTTGCCGGAGTTGCCCTGGCATTTGGTTTAACCGTTTTAACCGGAGTGTACGCATTCGGACATATCTCCGGAGCCCACTTTAACCCGGCAGTGACCATCGGTTTATTTGTTGGAGGCAGAATTGAAGCAAGTGCCATTCCCGGATATATTATTTCGCAAGTATTAGGGGGACTCGCAGGAGCCGGAATATTGTATCTTATTGCCAGTGGTGCCGACGGATTTAGCCTGTCAGATGGTTTTGCCGCCAATGGGTACGGAGAACATTCACCTATGGGCTTTACGATGGCATCCGGATTCATAAGCGAAGTCGTTATGACATTCATGTTCCTCATCGTGATTTTAGGAGTTACACATAAAAATGCACCTTCCGGTTTTGCCGGACTGGCTATCGGTTTGGCATTAACTCTTATTCACCTCATCAGCATACCAGTTACCAACACTTCTGTAAATCCTGCCCGTAGTACAAGTCAGGCTTTGTTTGTAGGCGGATGGGCTATCGAACAGTTATGGTTATTTTGGGTAGCACCTATCATGGGTGCCATTATAGCAGGACTCGTTTATAAATACCTTGCACCGAATAAAGATTGA
- a CDS encoding AI-2E family transporter produces the protein MENNNFKNRRHQGFVSLLMVTALFIFIVLIKDYIIAIVLAIIFAGLLFPTYNWLLNKTRQRKTLSSILTIFLFLLIIVVPTMLLLQQIIHQGTVLSEHIFPYIKQQLSQSSHVENSLPEWLPFKKELTPHTQDIFSKLSEFMQRLSGIVINALTAFTQETFSLFINLFVMIYAIYYFLQSGKGILNKMHHYIPLTDSEFNLIINRVKEVSRATIKGAISIGIIQGALVALGFWVTGIEGAAFWGSVAAIMSLIPSVGTAIVYVPAGIYLIMTGDVIYGTGLLIWGVGVVSSVDNFLRPVLVGKDTQIPDLLILISTLGGIGLFGISGIIIGPMLAGLLITIVEIYKDTVS, from the coding sequence ATGGAAAACAACAATTTTAAGAACAGGAGGCATCAGGGGTTTGTTAGCCTGTTAATGGTTACCGCCTTATTCATTTTTATTGTCCTTATAAAAGATTATATTATTGCCATAGTCCTGGCTATAATATTTGCAGGGCTCTTGTTTCCAACATACAATTGGCTGCTCAACAAAACACGACAACGCAAAACACTCTCCTCCATCTTAACAATATTTTTATTCTTATTAATTATAGTGGTACCCACTATGCTGTTACTACAGCAAATCATTCACCAGGGCACCGTATTATCGGAGCATATTTTTCCATATATAAAACAACAATTATCACAATCATCACATGTAGAGAATTCATTGCCTGAGTGGTTGCCCTTTAAAAAAGAATTAACACCTCATACCCAGGATATATTTTCCAAATTATCTGAATTCATGCAGCGATTAAGCGGTATTGTCATCAATGCCCTTACTGCATTTACCCAGGAAACATTTTCCCTGTTTATCAACCTGTTTGTCATGATTTACGCGATCTATTATTTCTTACAGTCAGGAAAAGGGATTTTAAATAAAATGCATCATTATATTCCCCTGACCGATAGCGAATTCAACCTGATCATCAACAGGGTCAAAGAAGTTTCCAGGGCAACCATTAAAGGAGCTATCTCAATCGGAATTATACAAGGCGCATTGGTAGCTTTAGGATTCTGGGTTACCGGAATAGAGGGTGCTGCGTTTTGGGGATCTGTCGCAGCCATTATGTCGCTTATTCCCAGTGTAGGTACCGCTATTGTATATGTTCCGGCAGGCATTTACTTAATTATGACAGGAGACGTGATCTATGGTACCGGATTGTTGATTTGGGGTGTAGGAGTTGTGAGTAGTGTCGATAATTTCCTTAGACCTGTACTCGTAGGTAAAGACACGCAGATTCCGGATCTATTGATCCTCATCAGCACACTGGGAGGGATCGGACTGTTCGGCATCAGTGGAATTATTATCGGACCGATGCTTGCAGGTTTATTGATTACCATCGTCGAAATTTATAAGGATACCGTTTCATAA